The Snodgrassella alvi wkB2 genome window below encodes:
- the ispG gene encoding flavodoxin-dependent (E)-4-hydroxy-3-methylbut-2-enyl-diphosphate synthase, whose protein sequence is MTLAGVRRKTHQVKIDHVVIGSEAPVRVQSMTNTDTADAEQTAIQVKALADAGSELVRITVNSPQAAARVSEIRQRLNDMGCNVPLVGDFHFNGDRLLKDYPDCATALSKYRINPGNVGKGVKGDEKFAFMIHTAAEHNKAVRIGVNWGSLDQALAKRMMDNNLALATPQPAESVMKEALIVSALESAQKAESLGLPADRIILSCKVSNVQDLIEVYHNLASRCMYPLHLGLTEAGMGSKGIVASTAALAILLQQGIGDTIRVSLTPEPGSARTQEVVVAQEILQTMGLRSFTPLVTACPGCGRTTSTVFQELARDIQQYLREKMPVWRLQYPGVENLNVAVMGCVVNGPGESKLADIGISLPGTGETPVAPVYVDGERKTTLKGEHMAEEFLALVEEYIQTNYGEQGKKRETAKVIPITAL, encoded by the coding sequence ATGACCTTGGCTGGAGTACGAAGGAAAACCCATCAGGTAAAAATTGATCATGTAGTTATCGGATCTGAAGCACCCGTCAGAGTACAGTCTATGACTAACACTGATACTGCTGATGCGGAACAAACAGCCATTCAGGTAAAAGCACTGGCAGATGCCGGTTCCGAACTGGTTCGGATTACAGTTAACTCACCTCAGGCGGCGGCCAGAGTATCTGAAATTCGCCAGCGTCTGAATGACATGGGCTGTAATGTCCCCTTAGTTGGTGATTTTCATTTTAATGGCGATCGCCTGCTTAAAGATTATCCGGATTGTGCAACAGCACTTTCAAAATACCGGATTAACCCGGGTAATGTGGGTAAAGGGGTGAAGGGCGATGAAAAATTTGCTTTCATGATTCATACAGCAGCAGAGCACAATAAAGCTGTTCGCATCGGAGTAAACTGGGGCTCGCTGGATCAGGCTCTTGCAAAGCGCATGATGGACAATAATCTGGCTTTAGCAACTCCTCAGCCTGCAGAATCAGTTATGAAAGAAGCATTGATTGTTTCTGCACTGGAATCTGCGCAAAAGGCAGAAAGTCTTGGTTTACCGGCTGACCGGATTATATTGTCTTGTAAAGTATCTAATGTACAGGATTTAATAGAGGTTTATCATAACCTTGCTTCCCGTTGTATGTATCCGCTGCATCTTGGTTTAACCGAAGCAGGAATGGGGAGTAAAGGTATCGTAGCGTCTACTGCGGCTTTGGCTATTTTATTGCAACAGGGTATAGGTGATACCATTAGAGTATCGCTTACTCCTGAGCCGGGAAGTGCACGGACACAGGAAGTAGTGGTTGCTCAGGAAATCCTGCAAACTATGGGATTGCGTTCTTTTACGCCGCTGGTAACAGCGTGTCCCGGATGCGGACGTACAACCAGTACCGTGTTTCAGGAACTAGCGCGGGATATTCAGCAGTATTTGCGTGAAAAAATGCCAGTATGGCGGCTGCAATATCCGGGTGTTGAAAATCTCAATGTAGCGGTTATGGGTTGTGTTGTTAACGGGCCTGGTGAAAGTAAACTCGCCGACATTGGCATATCTTTGCCCGGTACGGGTGAAACACCTGTTGCTCCTGTATATGTGGATGGCGAGCGCAAAACCACCTTAAAAGGCGAACATATGGCTGAAGAGTTTCTGGCCTTAGTAGAAGAATATATTCAGACCAATTATGGTGAGCAGGGTAAAAAGCGGGAAACAGCGAAAGTGATTCCGATTACGGCTTTATAA
- the rlmN gene encoding 23S rRNA (adenine(2503)-C(2))-methyltransferase RlmN, translated as MKTNLLNFDLPGLTAHFAQMGEKPFRARQVMRWMHLGGIADFTDMTDLAKSLRHKLLDNAEVKVPDLLIEQKSADGTCKWLLDVGTGNGVETVFIPEDTRGTLCISSQIGCALECMFCSTGRQGFNRNLTTAEIIGQLWWANKALGVTPKDERVISNVVMMGMGEPLANFDNVVTALSIMLDDHGYGLSRRRVTVSTSGMVPQMDRLKEVMPVALAISLHASNDQVRDKLIPLNKKYPLNQLMAACQRYLVKAPRDFITFEYIMLKGINDAPEHARELIALVKDVPCKFNLIPFNPFTNSGFERSTNERIRVFREILQEAGFVVTVRKTRGDDIDAACGQLAGKVKDKTQRQQKWQLVQG; from the coding sequence ATGAAGACCAATTTGCTAAATTTTGACTTACCCGGTTTAACTGCCCATTTTGCTCAAATGGGAGAGAAGCCTTTTCGCGCCAGACAAGTGATGCGCTGGATGCACTTAGGCGGAATAGCCGATTTTACAGATATGACTGATCTGGCTAAATCTTTGCGTCATAAATTACTGGATAATGCGGAAGTAAAAGTACCGGATTTACTGATTGAGCAAAAATCAGCTGATGGTACATGCAAATGGTTGCTTGATGTTGGTACTGGTAATGGTGTGGAAACGGTTTTTATACCGGAAGATACCCGGGGTACGTTATGTATTTCTTCGCAAATAGGCTGTGCATTGGAATGCATGTTTTGCTCTACCGGCAGACAGGGTTTTAACCGCAATCTGACCACAGCAGAGATTATCGGGCAGTTATGGTGGGCTAACAAAGCCCTTGGTGTTACGCCTAAGGATGAAAGAGTAATTTCCAATGTGGTTATGATGGGAATGGGCGAGCCATTAGCCAATTTTGATAATGTGGTGACAGCATTAAGTATCATGCTGGATGACCACGGCTATGGTTTATCACGTCGTCGTGTAACTGTATCAACCTCTGGTATGGTACCCCAGATGGATCGCCTGAAAGAAGTTATGCCTGTAGCATTAGCTATTTCACTGCATGCTTCTAATGATCAGGTGCGTGATAAACTCATTCCATTGAATAAGAAATATCCGCTTAACCAGTTAATGGCTGCATGTCAGCGTTATCTGGTAAAAGCACCGCGTGATTTTATTACCTTTGAGTATATTATGCTGAAAGGTATTAATGATGCTCCCGAACATGCGCGTGAATTAATCGCTCTGGTTAAAGATGTGCCGTGTAAATTTAATCTGATACCGTTTAATCCGTTTACCAATTCGGGGTTTGAGCGTTCAACAAATGAACGTATCCGTGTATTTCGTGAAATTTTGCAGGAAGCAGGTTTTGTAGTAACAGTCAGAAAAACCCGTGGTGATGATATTGATGCAGCATGTGGTCAGCTTGCGGGAAAAGTAAAAGATAAAACGCAGCGACAACAAAAGTGGCAACTTGTACAGGGATGA
- the cmk gene encoding (d)CMP kinase, translated as MVAIQSEPRLKVIAIDGPSASGKGTVAARVAAILSRDYLDSGALYRLTALYAQQQDISWHNEHEVAALAQELPVVFKNDSIILNDKDVTSAIRTESIGMGASAIAALPEVRTALLQRQRDFLTPRGLVADGRDMASVVFPQAELKIFLTASAQVRAQRRALQLGLAVDGPDFVQILTDIEKRDQADRQRTVAPLKPVSDAKILDTSSLNIEESVKKVLDWYRKI; from the coding sequence ATGGTTGCAATACAATCAGAACCGCGATTAAAAGTAATTGCAATTGATGGTCCCAGTGCATCTGGAAAAGGAACGGTAGCAGCACGGGTGGCAGCTATTTTGTCCAGAGATTATCTGGATTCAGGGGCGCTTTATCGGTTAACTGCACTATATGCCCAGCAACAGGATATAAGCTGGCATAACGAACATGAAGTGGCTGCTCTTGCACAAGAACTTCCGGTAGTTTTCAAGAATGATTCGATTATTCTGAATGATAAGGATGTAACTTCAGCTATACGGACAGAAAGTATTGGCATGGGTGCATCTGCTATTGCGGCACTGCCTGAAGTACGGACTGCATTGTTACAACGTCAGCGAGATTTTTTAACTCCAAGAGGACTGGTTGCTGACGGAAGAGATATGGCTTCTGTTGTTTTTCCACAAGCCGAACTCAAAATATTTCTTACAGCCAGTGCACAAGTACGGGCGCAGCGGCGGGCTTTGCAGTTAGGTCTGGCTGTTGATGGTCCGGATTTTGTGCAAATTCTTACTGATATTGAAAAACGTGATCAGGCGGATCGTCAGCGTACTGTAGCACCGCTTAAGCCAGTCAGTGATGCAAAAATTTTAGACACTTCCTCTCTTAATATTGAAGAAAGTGTGAAAAAAGTACTTGATTGGTATCGAAAAATCTAA
- the zapE gene encoding cell division protein ZapE, giving the protein MATSVFVAPEFNNQSPLTWYQAAEQQPGFIHDAAQLRAIKQLDRLWTELMMFKRKRNRFLGRSLRSPRAPKGLYMYGGVGRGKSFLMDVFFGCLPYRRKRRVHFHAFMAEVQERLKDHHSQTNPLSAVAQDIAREVRVLCFDEFHVSDIADAMILGRLLEGLFEQGVVMVATSNYAPSELYPQGQNRSSFLPTIALIEKELTILNVDGGEDYRMRTLKPADIFYIPADASSEQKLTELFHKINGEQEITGGEIEILGRKLPYKAISDTTIWFDFNTLCCGPRSQNDYLELAKKFRVLILSDIPKMGSGQMAEARRLTWLIDVLYDYRIKLCASCEVAIDDIYTDGDFANEFTRTASRLTEMRSEEYLTLPHLTLDSENASIGKDIK; this is encoded by the coding sequence ATGGCCACATCAGTCTTTGTTGCTCCCGAATTTAATAATCAAAGTCCTCTTACTTGGTATCAGGCTGCAGAACAGCAACCCGGATTCATACATGATGCAGCTCAGTTACGTGCAATTAAACAACTGGACAGACTCTGGACAGAGTTGATGATGTTTAAACGTAAACGAAACCGCTTTCTCGGTCGTAGTCTGCGTTCGCCGCGCGCACCAAAAGGTTTGTATATGTATGGCGGAGTCGGGCGTGGCAAAAGTTTTTTAATGGATGTTTTTTTTGGATGTTTACCATATCGGCGCAAACGCAGGGTACATTTCCATGCTTTTATGGCAGAAGTACAGGAACGATTAAAAGATCATCATAGTCAGACTAATCCATTAAGTGCAGTCGCACAGGATATTGCTCGTGAAGTAAGAGTGTTGTGTTTTGATGAATTTCATGTCAGTGATATCGCTGATGCTATGATCTTGGGAAGATTACTTGAGGGCTTATTTGAGCAGGGTGTGGTTATGGTGGCTACGTCCAATTACGCTCCGTCTGAGCTTTATCCGCAAGGTCAGAATCGTTCCAGTTTTTTGCCTACTATTGCACTAATTGAAAAAGAGCTGACTATTTTAAATGTAGATGGCGGTGAAGATTATCGAATGCGAACATTAAAGCCGGCAGATATATTCTATATACCAGCAGATGCAAGCAGTGAACAAAAATTAACAGAGTTATTTCACAAAATTAATGGTGAACAGGAAATTACTGGCGGAGAAATTGAAATACTTGGGCGTAAATTACCGTACAAAGCAATTTCTGATACAACAATCTGGTTCGACTTCAATACATTATGCTGTGGTCCGCGCTCACAAAATGATTATCTGGAACTGGCAAAAAAATTTCGCGTATTAATTTTGTCAGACATACCCAAAATGGGATCTGGTCAGATGGCTGAAGCACGGCGGCTTACCTGGTTAATTGATGTTTTATATGATTATCGTATTAAGCTATGTGCCAGTTGCGAGGTCGCTATAGACGATATCTATACAGACGGCGATTTCGCCAACGAGTTTACTCGTACAGCCAGCCGTCTTACAGAAATGCGTTCAGAAGAATATTTAACTTTACCTCATTTAACACTTGATAGTGAAAATGCAAGTATAGGAAAAGATATTAAATAA
- the ndk gene encoding nucleoside-diphosphate kinase has protein sequence MTIERTLSIVKPDAVAKNVIGQIYSRFENNGLKIVAAKMKHLSQAEAEGFYAVHKERPFFADLVSFMISGPVMIQVLEGENAVAKNRELMGATNPKEAAAGTIRADFADSIDANAVHGSDSLENAAIEIAYFFAADELCAR, from the coding sequence ATGACTATCGAGCGCACATTATCTATTGTTAAACCTGATGCAGTTGCTAAAAACGTTATCGGACAGATTTACAGCCGTTTTGAAAATAACGGGCTGAAAATTGTTGCTGCTAAAATGAAACATTTGTCTCAAGCTGAGGCTGAAGGTTTTTATGCTGTTCATAAGGAACGTCCGTTTTTTGCAGATCTGGTAAGTTTTATGATTAGCGGACCAGTGATGATTCAGGTGCTGGAAGGTGAAAATGCAGTCGCCAAAAATCGAGAATTAATGGGTGCAACTAACCCTAAAGAAGCCGCTGCAGGCACAATTCGTGCTGATTTCGCTGATTCAATTGATGCCAATGCTGTTCATGGCTCAGACAGCCTTGAAAATGCAGCTATTGAAATTGCATATTTTTTTGCAGCCGATGAGCTATGTGCTCGTTAA
- a CDS encoding integration host factor subunit beta, whose translation MTKSELMIRLAELYTANNDSTVLNAKDVEQSIKILVDTMTRALAKGQRIEIRGFGSFDLNHRPARVGRNPKTGEKVSVPEKYVPHFKPGKELRERVDKALVSKDK comes from the coding sequence ATGACGAAGTCGGAATTAATGATTCGCCTGGCGGAATTATATACTGCTAATAATGATAGTACTGTATTAAATGCTAAGGACGTTGAGCAAAGTATTAAGATTCTTGTTGATACGATGACTCGAGCTTTAGCTAAAGGTCAGCGAATTGAAATTCGTGGATTTGGTAGCTTTGATTTAAATCACCGTCCAGCTCGTGTTGGACGTAATCCTAAAACAGGTGAAAAGGTGTCAGTACCGGAAAAATATGTACCGCACTTCAAACCTGGTAAGGAATTACGTGAACGTGTTGACAAAGCTCTCGTATCTAAAGATAAATAA
- the aroA gene encoding 3-phosphoshikimate 1-carboxyvinyltransferase → MKTLHLKACTCHPASINLPGSKSISNRTLLLAALADNVSEIYDLLDSDDTRYMLEALKTLGVRIEHLPVDSTNSGLNIRIYGCQGNFPKQKADLFLGNAGTAFRPLTAVLAITGGEYYLHGVNRMHERPIGDLVNALRMTGAEIEYKGQNGFPPLQIHEIRQQNTDHISVKGSVSSQFLTALLIALPLTGKKYTIEVTGELISKPYIAITLNLLKQFGVDVEHDHYQTFRLNAGQRYHAPAQIYVEGDASSASYFLAAGLISGKPIRVNGIDNQSIQGDVAFVQELEKIGATVHWGKQFIEISRAPHQNILPFDIDANNIPDAAMTLAIVALASKSTCHIRNIASWRVKETDRINAMACELRKLGATVLETEDSISITPPVKLHSDIHISTYDDHRMAMCFSLISLLGTPVYIDDPQCVNKTFPEYFQVFTSMCTSV, encoded by the coding sequence ATGAAGACCTTGCATTTAAAAGCCTGTACCTGTCATCCTGCCAGTATTAATCTGCCCGGTTCCAAAAGTATTAGCAACCGCACCTTACTCCTTGCTGCATTGGCAGATAATGTCAGTGAAATTTATGATTTACTTGATTCAGATGACACCCGCTATATGCTGGAAGCACTGAAAACACTTGGCGTTAGAATTGAACATCTTCCCGTAGACAGTACTAACTCTGGTTTAAATATCAGAATATATGGATGTCAGGGTAACTTTCCTAAACAGAAAGCCGATTTATTTCTTGGTAATGCAGGTACTGCATTCAGACCATTAACAGCAGTACTGGCGATAACAGGCGGTGAATATTATTTACATGGTGTAAATCGTATGCATGAACGTCCTATCGGCGATTTGGTTAATGCATTGCGAATGACAGGCGCCGAGATTGAGTATAAAGGACAAAATGGCTTTCCGCCATTACAAATTCATGAAATCCGGCAACAGAATACTGATCATATTAGTGTTAAAGGTAGTGTTTCCAGCCAGTTTTTAACTGCATTACTCATTGCTCTACCATTAACAGGTAAAAAGTATACTATCGAAGTTACAGGTGAATTAATTTCTAAACCTTATATCGCAATTACTCTGAATCTGCTCAAACAGTTTGGAGTAGACGTTGAACATGATCATTATCAGACATTCAGACTGAATGCAGGACAACGTTACCATGCTCCGGCTCAAATTTATGTGGAAGGAGATGCATCCAGTGCTTCCTACTTTCTTGCTGCCGGCTTAATTTCAGGAAAACCTATTCGTGTCAATGGCATAGACAATCAAAGTATTCAAGGTGATGTAGCATTTGTGCAAGAGCTTGAAAAAATCGGAGCAACTGTACACTGGGGTAAACAATTTATTGAAATATCCCGTGCCCCACATCAGAACATTCTGCCTTTTGATATTGATGCTAATAATATCCCTGACGCAGCTATGACACTGGCTATCGTCGCTCTTGCCAGCAAAAGTACCTGTCATATTCGCAATATTGCCAGCTGGCGTGTTAAAGAAACTGATCGAATCAATGCCATGGCTTGTGAATTACGTAAATTAGGTGCCACAGTATTAGAGACTGAAGACAGCATCAGCATTACACCACCGGTAAAATTACATTCAGATATTCATATTAGCACTTATGATGACCACAGAATGGCCATGTGTTTTTCACTTATTAGCTTACTTGGCACGCCTGTCTATATTGATGATCCGCAATGTGTCAATAAGACCTTTCCTGAATATTTTCAGGTTTTTACCAGCATGTGCACATCTGTTTAA
- a CDS encoding RodZ domain-containing protein, with protein MNEQTKNPESSPNAAVTLGTLLSQARKQKGLSVGEVAERLKLPARQIEAMESGSYKGLPEAVFIKGFLSSYARLLEVDEKELKQYFQQIFPAASHLSTSDSNKVVSADLDFKGKPQRRHFPRWLIVVLVVILISAVVYAWQTKSTSENARQTATAGQEVSVQTASISDIAASNIRVVPMTDNEHTGSQPVTEVTAASQSASTSNTTDTQVSQPAVSASDTLVIKLENRSWLQVSDKNGKVLISQVVDAGSTHQFSGAAPYKVILGYTPGASIRFAGKDIAIEQNKKRTAAMTVGGN; from the coding sequence ATGAATGAGCAAACCAAAAACCCCGAGTCCAGCCCAAATGCAGCAGTTACTCTGGGAACATTACTTTCACAGGCACGAAAACAGAAAGGACTGTCTGTAGGTGAAGTTGCCGAACGTTTAAAACTGCCGGCACGGCAAATTGAGGCAATGGAAAGCGGTAGCTATAAAGGTTTGCCAGAAGCTGTATTCATCAAAGGCTTTTTAAGCTCATATGCCCGTTTGCTCGAAGTAGATGAAAAAGAACTGAAGCAATATTTTCAGCAGATTTTTCCTGCTGCCAGTCACTTGTCAACTTCAGACAGCAATAAAGTCGTTTCTGCAGATCTTGATTTCAAAGGTAAGCCGCAGCGTCGTCATTTTCCACGCTGGCTGATTGTTGTATTAGTAGTAATTTTAATTAGTGCAGTGGTATATGCATGGCAGACTAAATCTACCTCTGAAAATGCCAGACAAACTGCTACGGCCGGTCAGGAAGTATCTGTGCAAACAGCTTCTATTAGTGATATCGCTGCCAGCAATATTCGTGTTGTACCGATGACGGACAATGAACACACCGGTTCCCAGCCTGTTACCGAAGTTACTGCCGCCAGTCAGTCTGCTAGTACAAGCAATACTACAGATACGCAGGTTTCTCAGCCTGCTGTATCAGCTTCAGATACACTGGTAATAAAACTTGAAAACAGAAGTTGGTTGCAGGTAAGTGATAAAAATGGCAAGGTGCTCATCAGTCAGGTGGTAGATGCCGGTAGTACACATCAGTTTAGCGGGGCTGCTCCGTACAAAGTAATACTTGGTTATACCCCTGGTGCCAGTATCCGGTTTGCCGGAAAAGATATCGCTATTGAACAAAACAAGAAAAGAACCGCAGCAATGACGGTAGGTGGAAATTGA
- the pilW gene encoding type IV pilus biogenesis/stability protein PilW encodes MKKLGLTLLCALVLSACATETMNKKPTAAQRAREVAQIKTQLAVEYLKNQNYRQAVEAIDEAIKNNSSSLDAWLIRAQIWQYLKEPAKAEESFQRALSLASDSAEVNNNYGWFVCDVLKKPNASLAYFDKALADPTYPTPEIAQFNKGICSSRMGQYQLANSYFERSLAANPNFIAAKKEMARNNLLAGNASDANYLFKQYQSQINNLSADDLLLGWRIARSLGNMQAAYEYEAQLRNNFPYSAELEQVSTGKF; translated from the coding sequence ATGAAAAAATTGGGGTTAACTCTATTATGTGCACTGGTATTATCAGCCTGTGCTACTGAGACTATGAACAAAAAACCGACAGCGGCACAGCGAGCCAGAGAGGTAGCACAGATTAAAACTCAGCTGGCGGTAGAGTATTTGAAAAATCAAAATTACCGTCAGGCTGTTGAAGCAATTGATGAAGCGATAAAAAATAATAGTAGTTCACTTGATGCATGGTTGATACGCGCTCAGATATGGCAGTATTTAAAAGAACCGGCAAAAGCAGAAGAGAGTTTTCAGCGTGCTTTGTCATTAGCATCAGATAGTGCAGAAGTAAATAATAACTATGGCTGGTTTGTGTGTGATGTTTTGAAAAAGCCGAATGCATCATTAGCTTATTTTGATAAAGCTTTGGCTGATCCGACTTATCCTACACCGGAAATTGCCCAGTTCAATAAAGGTATTTGCAGTAGCCGAATGGGGCAGTATCAGCTGGCTAACAGCTATTTTGAACGATCTTTGGCAGCTAATCCGAATTTTATTGCTGCAAAGAAAGAAATGGCTCGTAATAATTTGCTGGCAGGTAATGCTTCGGATGCCAATTATCTGTTTAAGCAGTATCAGAGTCAGATAAATAACTTATCTGCTGATGATTTATTATTGGGGTGGAGAATTGCAAGATCTTTGGGTAATATGCAGGCCGCTTACGAATATGAAGCACAACTGCGTAATAATTTCCCTTATTCTGCTGAGTTAGAGCAGGTTTCTACAGGAAAATTCTGA
- the rpsA gene encoding 30S ribosomal protein S1 → MTMENFAQLLEESFTLQEMNPGEVITAEVVAIDNNFVTVNAGLKSESLIDVSEFKNAAGEIEVKVGDFVTVTIESVENGFGETKLSREKAKRAADWIKLEEAMENGEILSGVINGKVKGGLTVMINSIRAFLPGSLVDVRPVKDTSHFEGKEIEFKVIKLDKRRNNVVVSRRAVLEETLGEERKALLENLKEGSVVKGIVKNITDYGAFVDLGGIDGLLHITDLAWRRVKHPSEVLEVGQEVEAKVLKFDQERSRVSLGLKQLGEDPWNGLARRYPQGTRLFGKVTNLTDYGAFVEIEQGIEGLVHVSEMDWTNKNVHPSKVVQMGDEVEVMILEIDEDRRRISLGMKQCQANPWQEFESNHEKGDKIKGVVKSITDFGVFVGLPGGIDGLVHLSDLSWTDGGEEAVRQFKKGEEVEAVVLAIDVDKERISLGVKQLAGDPFSNYVSVNDKGSIVTGKVKSLDAKGAVIALADDVEGYLRASEVSNDRVEDIRNVLKEGDDVEAVITTVDRKNRNINLSIKAKDAQESSAAMRSLSTNNNASAGTTSLGDLLKAKLSGESE, encoded by the coding sequence ATGACTATGGAAAATTTTGCCCAGTTGCTGGAAGAAAGTTTCACCTTGCAAGAGATGAATCCCGGCGAAGTCATCACCGCAGAAGTTGTTGCCATAGACAATAATTTCGTCACTGTGAATGCCGGTCTGAAGTCAGAATCTCTGATTGATGTGAGCGAGTTCAAAAATGCAGCGGGCGAGATTGAAGTTAAGGTTGGCGATTTTGTCACCGTAACTATTGAATCTGTGGAAAACGGTTTTGGTGAAACCAAGCTGTCACGTGAAAAAGCCAAACGTGCTGCTGACTGGATCAAGCTGGAAGAAGCCATGGAAAATGGTGAAATTCTGTCTGGCGTGATTAATGGTAAAGTCAAAGGCGGTCTGACTGTGATGATTAACAGCATCCGTGCATTCCTGCCCGGTTCGCTGGTTGATGTACGTCCGGTTAAAGATACCTCTCACTTTGAAGGCAAGGAAATTGAATTCAAAGTAATCAAACTGGATAAACGCCGTAACAATGTTGTGGTTTCACGCCGTGCTGTTCTGGAAGAAACTCTTGGTGAAGAACGCAAAGCCTTACTGGAAAACCTGAAAGAAGGTTCAGTAGTGAAAGGTATTGTGAAAAACATTACCGATTACGGTGCTTTCGTTGATCTGGGTGGTATCGACGGTCTGCTGCATATTACTGATCTGGCATGGCGCCGTGTTAAACATCCAAGCGAAGTGCTGGAAGTTGGTCAGGAAGTTGAAGCTAAAGTATTGAAGTTTGATCAGGAACGCAGCCGCGTTTCTCTGGGCCTGAAACAGCTGGGTGAAGATCCGTGGAATGGTCTGGCCCGTCGTTATCCGCAGGGTACCCGTCTGTTTGGTAAAGTTACCAATCTGACTGATTATGGTGCATTTGTGGAAATCGAGCAGGGCATCGAAGGTCTGGTACATGTTTCTGAAATGGACTGGACTAATAAGAATGTTCATCCAAGCAAAGTAGTTCAGATGGGTGATGAAGTAGAAGTGATGATTCTTGAAATTGATGAAGATCGTCGCCGCATCTCTCTGGGTATGAAACAATGTCAGGCTAACCCATGGCAGGAATTCGAATCCAACCATGAAAAAGGCGATAAAATCAAAGGCGTTGTGAAATCCATTACTGACTTTGGTGTATTTGTCGGCTTGCCTGGCGGTATCGATGGTCTGGTTCATCTTTCTGATCTGTCATGGACTGACGGTGGCGAAGAAGCTGTACGTCAGTTCAAGAAAGGTGAAGAAGTTGAAGCTGTAGTTCTGGCCATTGATGTTGACAAAGAACGTATTTCTTTGGGTGTAAAACAGCTGGCTGGCGATCCGTTCAGCAACTATGTCAGCGTAAATGACAAAGGCAGCATCGTAACCGGTAAAGTGAAATCACTGGATGCTAAAGGTGCTGTTATCGCATTGGCTGATGATGTTGAAGGCTATCTGCGCGCATCAGAAGTTTCAAATGATCGTGTTGAGGATATTCGCAATGTCCTGAAAGAAGGCGATGATGTTGAAGCTGTGATTACTACGGTAGATCGGAAAAATCGCAATATCAATCTGTCTATTAAAGCTAAGGATGCTCAGGAAAGCAGTGCTGCTATGCGTTCGTTGTCTACTAACAACAATGCTTCAGCCGGTACTACCAGCCTGGGTGATTTGTTAAAAGCTAAATTATCTGGTGAAAGCGAATAA